ttgtcGACAGTCTTATACAAGACCCGTCCCGTATAAGAAGAGCAAAACCCGTCGTCATTGCCCGACAACATAGTATCGCCTCTTCCATCCAGGCACTGTTTCTCTTCCAAACCCCGGCCCTGCAGCCAATTGACAGCTCTCCAAGCCTCTAGCTCTGTCAACAATAGAACTGATCGCCTCCCCCTCTTTATCTGATCCTCCCCCCCCTTTGCGCCTCTGCTGCGCCAAACCTCAATCGGGCGAACGCAGCACCCATCTGCGCAGAACCCCTGACGGTGTGCCccagttttctttttttttcttattgtTCCAAAGTCCGACTAGGCTCAGTATTTAAATTGGCCCTTCTTCGCTGTCGCGACCAGCCCGCCATCTCCGAACCCGCGCAACACCAAATtcactctttctcttcttcttcttgggcgtCTCTCTAGTCAACTTCCCATCGAGGCGTGTCGCCCTTCAACTCCCGCCCACCATGGATGTCGTGCTCGAAGTCACCGACACCTTCATCGCCGACCATGTCTACGCCTATCTCTTCCCGCTGAAGGCGGCACTCTACAACTTCCCcgacgctgctgccaatgcGTCGGCCAAGGCCCTCTCGTCGTGGACGTACGAGCCTGCGACGCAGTACATCCAGTTCGAGCCCAGTCAGGCTGCCTACATGAGCTCCATGACACGCGACAACATCTACCGCCAGGGAGCgaccctcttcttcatcacttGGTACGTGACTTTACTTCAATCAGCTGCACAATTGCTACATAGCAGGTACAAAGATACAGTCTGGCTAACAATGGATGCTCTGTACAGGATCTTCGGCATAATCGTCTACTTCATCTTTGCTTCCCTGTCCTTCTTGTTCATCTTCGACAAGCGCATCATGAACCACCCCAAGTACCTCAAGAACCAGATCTGGCTCGAGATTATCCACACCAACAAGTCCATGCCcttcatggccatgatgacgGCGCCCTTGTTCCTGCTCGAGGTCCGCGGCTACGGCAAGCTCTACGATGTCACCGAGCAGGGCCCCGGCTTGTGGTACAACTTCTTCCAGTTCCcgctcttcctcgtcttcaccGACTTCCTCATCTACTGGATTCACCGCGGCCTCCACCACCCCTCCATCTACAAGGGCCTGCACAAGCCTCACCACAAGTGGATCATGCCTACGCCCTACGCCAGCCATGCCTTCCACCCCGTCGACGGCTTCGCCCAGTCCATCCCGTATCACATCTTCCCCTTCATCTTCCCGCTGCAGAAGATGGCCtacgtcttcctcttcgtctttgtcAACTTCTGGACCATCATGATCCACGACGGCGAGTACCTCACCAACAACCCGGTCGTCAACGGCGCGGCCTGCCACTCGCTGCACCACTCTCGATTCGAGGTCAACTACGGCCAGTTCTTCACTGCCTTTGACCGCCTGGGCGGCACTTACAGAATGCCCGAGGACTGGATGTTCGAGAAGGACATCAAGATGTCCGAGGAGAAGTGGAACGCCGAGTCCAAGGCCGTTGACGAGACCGTCAAGGAGGTCGAGGGTGATGATGACAGGACCTACGGCCCTGAcctcaagaccaagaagaacaaaTAAGTGCAACTTTGATCTTTAAAAGATTTGCGCTTCCCAATTTTTACAACCATAACTTTACGACCATGGAAAAGATTCATCACGCTACGGCGAGATATTTGATTGGCTccatatacttttatataatctgCCACTATTTTTCACTCTTCTTAACATACAgtgtatatatactttttttttcttcttacaaAAAAGTCCGTTGGGTGGGatacaagatgaagaaatccCATTACATTATTCGGAGATTTTGGTAAACGGATTATTCTTCAGAGCATTTTAGGTGGCAGAGGCGTTTAGAGGCAGATGGGACCACGAAACAAAAATACGAAAAACCAAAAAGTCTCTTGAATGATGTCTAGTATAGCTCATCTAAAGACTGATGTCGAAGACACCGGCGCATATTGCCCGGCGaatgtaataataataatgacACATTCCCCCATAACTCCAGCTCAGACAAGAATGAAATCAATGAAATTAAAAAGTGACGCTCGCGTTCtgagtaaaagaaaaaaaaaaaaaaaaaaagtcgcgTATGACGTAGATTTGCATGCACCCACTgacggtttttttttttttttttttttttttttttttcaatgttttgcttttctgcCTGTCGACAAAGCagtaataagaaaaagaaaaggatagTATAAGAGAGTGGATAACGAGTGGACTTATATGCGACCAAGCGCAGGATAATAAAGAAGAGGTGGAAAAACgacaagatggagaaaggaaaagaccAGGCACTAAGAAAAGTTTAAGGAGATGTATCCGCGCGAGATATTCCAGAATCAGCGGGTTGTATAAGTTGTAAAGTCGTTGTAAGCGGCCCAGATAGCACATCAAGACAAGGTCAACGCTGGCACCAAAAGTAGTCACTCATGCGTCTTGCTGTTTCATGAGAAGCTGACAAATTTGGGATCCCTCGGCCGGCCATCAGCCCCAATGCCGTTGGCCTTGAAGCGCTCCTCCATGTAGACCTTGCGCGCCTGGTCAAACTTCATGCGCCGTCGCTTCATGATCTTGAGGATGGCGATCTTGCTCTCCTCGTCCAGGCCGGCGCGCTCGTCTCCATCCTCGATGTTTCCGTGGAGGTCGAATGTGCTGCTCGACAGGCCGGCTTCGATGTCGCCGGCAAAGGATGAGGGCAGACGGGAGTAGAGATAGTCAGACCCCGGGAGGTGGATTTCGTGGAGGTGACGCAGCCACCAGGATCGCGTGAAGAAGAGCGCTGTGGCGGCGACGAACAGGGCGAAGCAGACGGAGTAGAGGAGGTACGACATTGTGATAAAGAAATTTGGGGTTGTTGCTTGGATGTTGCTTCGGTTATCTCGGATGACGGCGCGGGAATGTCGTTGGAATGGGAtaggagaaaggaaaagcgaaaagagaagggaagaagccCGTGGCGGCAAGAAAATCAAACAAGTAAAAGCCTGGAGATGCGGCGACTAGCAGATGGTCCAGCTCATGGCTAGCAGGTTGTTGGTCGGGCGATGCCTGTGTCTGGTGGCCGGGGAGATGCCGCGATTTGCTGGA
The Trichoderma asperellum chromosome 7, complete sequence DNA segment above includes these coding regions:
- a CDS encoding uncharacterized protein (BUSCO:EOG092D4HZE~EggNog:ENOG41) — translated: MSYLLYSVCFALFVAATALFFTRSWWLRHLHEIHLPGSDYLYSRLPSSFAGDIEAGLSSSTFDLHGNIEDGDERAGLDEESKIAILKIMKRRRMKFDQARKVYMEERFKANGIGADGRPRDPKFVSFS
- a CDS encoding uncharacterized protein (TransMembrane:4 (o79-103i129-148o160-181i236-253o)): MDVVLEVTDTFIADHVYAYLFPLKAALYNFPDAAANASAKALSSWTYEPATQYIQFEPSQAAYMSSMTRDNIYRQGATLFFITWIFGIIVYFIFASLSFLFIFDKRIMNHPKYLKNQIWLEIIHTNKSMPFMAMMTAPLFLLEVRGYGKLYDVTEQGPGLWYNFFQFPLFLVFTDFLIYWIHRGLHHPSIYKGLHKPHHKWIMPTPYASHAFHPVDGFAQSIPYHIFPFIFPLQKMAYVFLFVFVNFWTIMIHDGEYLTNNPVVNGAACHSLHHSRFEVNYGQFFTAFDRLGGTYRMPEDWMFEKDIKMSEEKWNAESKAVDETVKEVEGDDDRTYGPDLKTKKNK